The following proteins come from a genomic window of Nostoc sp. ATCC 53789:
- a CDS encoding fasciclin domain-containing protein produces MADLVETAINAGNFNTLVKAAQAANLIETLKSPGSLTLFAPTDEAFAKLPEGTLDSLLKDIPKLQKIVAYHVASGDVRSDDLVQINEAQTLEGSIVAIESADGKIKVNNANVIKTDILTDNGVIHIIDEVLMPAMVAGK; encoded by the coding sequence ATGGCTGACCTTGTGGAAACTGCTATCAATGCGGGAAACTTCAATACCCTGGTGAAAGCTGCTCAAGCTGCAAATCTCATAGAAACTCTAAAGAGTCCTGGTTCTTTAACACTATTTGCACCAACTGACGAAGCTTTTGCCAAGCTGCCAGAAGGAACATTAGATTCCTTACTAAAAGACATTCCCAAGCTCCAGAAAATTGTGGCATATCATGTCGCTAGTGGGGATGTTCGGTCTGATGACTTGGTACAGATTAATGAGGCACAGACGCTTGAAGGGTCAATTGTAGCCATTGAATCTGCTGATGGCAAAATTAAAGTGAATAACGCCAATGTTATCAAAACAGACATTTTGACAGACAATGGCGTGATCCACATTATTGATGAGGTTTTGATGCCTGCAATGGTTGCCGGAAAATAA
- a CDS encoding glycoside hydrolase family 13 protein: MQIKTPDWVKHAVFYQIFPDRFARSKQPRKRLLQEARWEDWDSMPTLQGYKGGDLWGIMEDLDYIQNLGINAIYFTPIFQSASNHRYHTHDYYQVDPMLGGNEAFKELLDAAHKRNIKVVLDGVFNHSSRGFFFFHDVLENGPHSPWVNWFKIEGWPLSPYNGEFPANYVGWAGNRALPEFNHDNPEVREYIMEIAEYWIKFGIDGWRLDVPFEIKTPGFWQEFRDRTKAINPEAYIVGEVWGDSRQWLDGTQFDGVMNYLFAGPTIAFAAGDRVVLEQVQSRDYQPYPPLFAAEYATKIQEVLQLYPWEIQLTQLNLLASHDTARLMTIAGGDIASVELSTLLLLTFPGAPSIYYGDEVGLPGGIDPDSRRGFPLEANWNQEIFNTHHQLIAIRQTYPALRTGDYRVLYAQGQLYIFARTLGTEELIIAINAGTSSATANVDVASLHTQPNKLLYGTAEVEWNGEEETQQLSLTLPARSGCILGVGSRE, from the coding sequence ATGCAAATTAAAACACCAGATTGGGTAAAGCACGCTGTTTTCTACCAAATTTTCCCAGATCGCTTTGCCAGAAGCAAACAGCCGCGTAAACGGTTATTGCAAGAAGCCCGTTGGGAAGATTGGGACTCTATGCCAACCCTCCAGGGCTATAAAGGCGGGGATTTATGGGGCATCATGGAGGATTTAGACTACATCCAGAATTTGGGGATTAACGCGATTTATTTCACACCTATCTTTCAATCCGCCAGTAATCACCGCTATCATACCCACGATTATTATCAAGTTGACCCAATGTTAGGGGGCAACGAGGCTTTTAAAGAATTGCTTGATGCAGCCCATAAACGGAATATCAAAGTCGTTCTAGATGGGGTATTTAACCATTCCAGCCGTGGCTTTTTCTTTTTCCACGACGTTTTAGAAAATGGCCCCCATTCACCTTGGGTAAATTGGTTCAAAATAGAAGGCTGGCCCCTTTCACCTTATAACGGTGAATTCCCTGCAAACTACGTGGGTTGGGCGGGAAATCGTGCTTTACCAGAATTTAACCACGACAATCCAGAAGTACGAGAATACATTATGGAAATTGCCGAATATTGGATTAAATTCGGCATTGATGGTTGGCGATTGGATGTACCATTTGAAATAAAAACTCCTGGTTTTTGGCAGGAATTCCGCGATCGCACTAAAGCCATTAATCCCGAAGCCTATATTGTGGGCGAAGTGTGGGGAGATTCCCGCCAGTGGTTGGATGGAACGCAATTTGACGGCGTGATGAATTATCTCTTTGCTGGGCCGACAATTGCCTTTGCAGCTGGCGATCGCGTAGTCTTAGAACAAGTCCAAAGCCGCGACTATCAACCCTACCCACCCTTATTTGCTGCCGAGTACGCCACCAAAATCCAAGAAGTACTGCAACTTTATCCTTGGGAAATTCAGCTAACTCAACTCAATTTGTTAGCAAGTCACGATACAGCCCGATTGATGACCATTGCAGGCGGTGATATAGCGAGTGTAGAATTATCGACTCTACTGTTACTCACCTTTCCCGGTGCCCCCAGTATTTACTATGGCGATGAAGTCGGTTTACCCGGTGGCATAGATCCCGACTCACGGCGTGGCTTTCCTTTAGAAGCTAACTGGAATCAAGAAATCTTCAATACTCATCATCAATTGATTGCCATCCGCCAAACATACCCAGCCTTGCGTACAGGTGATTACCGAGTCCTCTATGCTCAAGGACAACTTTATATCTTTGCACGAACTTTAGGCACAGAAGAATTGATAATTGCTATAAACGCTGGCACAAGTTCGGCAACTGCAAATGTAGATGTGGCTAGTTTGCATACTCAACCCAACAAGCTGTTATATGGTACTGCTGAAGTTGAGTGGAATGGTGAAGAAGAAACTCAGCAATTATCATTAACTCTTCCCGCACGCAGTGGCTGCATTCTGGGAGTGGGGAGTAGGGAATAG
- the gshA gene encoding glutamate--cysteine ligase encodes MVLLKGFEIEIYTGTPQGEIVGLSDKIIAALDGFMREPDSRNVEYITQPSHNYENLLCALLRPRRELRNYLNHLGDYTLIPGSTLSLGGGDRFLRSDPANPYHDYIENTYGTKVVTASVHINIGISDPEVLMRACRVIRMEAPLFLALSASSPFLDGKTTGYHSTRWGLFPQTPSHVPLFASHADHIQWVEDQLVAGTMQNVRHLWTSVRPNGDRRPYDLNRLELRICDLITDPIALLAITALLEARLLQVIENPNIDPLTQSIFSDEELVTLTAENEAAAAAGSLDAHLRHWQDGRSILARDWITQMYQDVWAIAKQRGFSCFLSPLHKILREGNEAQQWLQLHTVGFDSQRVITQAILATQEREIELEDKLCSSLLA; translated from the coding sequence GTGGTCTTATTAAAAGGCTTTGAGATCGAGATATATACTGGCACACCTCAAGGTGAAATCGTCGGTCTCTCCGACAAAATTATTGCAGCCTTGGATGGATTTATGCGGGAGCCAGATAGCCGCAATGTAGAATACATAACCCAACCATCCCATAATTACGAAAATTTATTGTGTGCCTTGCTGCGTCCTCGGCGGGAGTTGCGAAACTACCTCAATCACTTGGGCGATTACACCTTGATACCGGGAAGTACTTTATCGTTAGGTGGCGGCGATCGCTTTCTGCGTTCCGATCCAGCAAATCCCTATCATGACTACATTGAGAACACCTACGGAACAAAAGTAGTCACCGCCAGCGTACACATTAACATAGGCATCAGCGATCCAGAAGTATTAATGCGGGCGTGTCGAGTGATCCGTATGGAAGCACCTTTATTTCTTGCCCTCAGCGCCTCATCTCCCTTCCTAGATGGCAAAACTACTGGCTATCACTCCACTCGCTGGGGCCTATTTCCGCAAACGCCTAGCCATGTACCATTATTTGCCAGCCACGCCGATCATATCCAGTGGGTGGAAGATCAACTCGTTGCCGGAACCATGCAAAATGTTCGGCATTTGTGGACATCGGTGCGACCAAATGGCGATCGCCGCCCTTATGATCTAAATCGCCTAGAACTACGAATTTGCGATTTAATCACAGATCCCATTGCCTTACTAGCCATTACTGCCTTATTAGAAGCGCGTTTATTGCAAGTAATCGAAAATCCCAACATCGATCCTTTAACTCAAAGTATTTTCTCTGACGAAGAACTCGTCACCCTGACTGCTGAAAACGAAGCTGCGGCGGCGGCTGGTAGTCTCGATGCTCATTTGAGGCATTGGCAGGATGGTAGAAGCATCCTAGCCAGAGATTGGATTACCCAAATGTACCAAGATGTTTGGGCGATCGCTAAACAACGAGGCTTTAGCTGTTTTCTTTCCCCATTGCACAAAATTCTCCGCGAAGGCAATGAAGCTCAACAGTGGTTGCAGTTACACACAGTCGGTTTTGACAGCCAGCGCGTCATCACTCAGGCTATTCTCGCCACCCAAGAACGCGAAATTGAACTCGAAGACAAATTGTGTTCGTCCCTACTAGCTTAA
- a CDS encoding amylo-alpha-1,6-glucosidase: protein MPDLDTREWLLTNGLGSFASGTISDVRTRTYHGWLFTATNPPSGRTLLFSHLDASLEVSGNVVALGTNVWGNGQIERTGYELLRCFDINPVPKWIWGRDNWQLSRQLVMPYGLVEAENFGTDRKEVISHSPPCLQQSAPLPLPNAQFCDRILIQYRYDGSDTAILRLRLLIAERDFHHPQIASSGLQFSELLGQQQICLQAKKLGNFGIPWHLRWTKGKYQPDAVWYWNYGLSEETKRGLSDKEDLYSPGYLIVRLQPGDVVTLEARVGFPNLMAGVLTSETFAEAVEIEQDRLSQIFGWSEGGRGVGEQGAGEQGAGGAGGAGETRGQGDKGTRGENLKQVFPLVPNSPCPQVLLPIPNAPCPMPHAQSPIWQQLLKASDQFIVYRASIACPTIIAGYHWFNERGRDILIALPGLALVPQRFDLAKGVLRTFRHYYRHGLMPNVFPDADGEPLYNSIDAALWWVETLGLYLEATQDWEFLAEQFSVVQQIHKAFVGGTHYNIQVDAIDGLISWDARGVALTWMDVVIGANPVTPRHGKPVEINALWYSALCWLSRWAERLSSLELGDPVRLTKQAQRYALQAEKVKTSLQKFWNPQLGYLYDTIEPDDRRNFQIRPNAVLALSLHHCGFSAQQGSQILDLATISLLTPYGLRSLDPGDPEYKGRYEGNQEQRDRAYHQGTVWGWLIGPYIRAWQRFYPQQSLPFDWQPLLDNFLSGACLGSISEIFDGDAPHTPRGAIAQAWSVAEVIRHIK from the coding sequence ATGCCAGATTTAGATACAAGAGAATGGTTACTTACCAATGGCTTAGGAAGTTTTGCCAGTGGTACGATTTCTGATGTCCGCACACGCACCTATCACGGTTGGCTGTTTACCGCTACAAACCCACCTTCTGGGCGGACTCTGCTGTTTTCACACTTAGACGCTAGCTTAGAAGTATCGGGGAACGTTGTAGCACTGGGGACAAATGTTTGGGGTAACGGTCAGATTGAACGGACAGGCTACGAACTGTTGCGTTGTTTTGATATTAACCCAGTTCCAAAATGGATTTGGGGTCGAGATAACTGGCAATTAAGCAGACAATTGGTGATGCCTTATGGGTTGGTAGAGGCTGAAAACTTTGGAACAGACAGGAAAGAGGTAATTTCTCATTCTCCTCCTTGCCTCCAGCAAAGTGCCCCTCTACCTCTTCCCAATGCCCAATTTTGCGATCGAATCTTGATCCAATATCGCTATGACGGAAGCGATACAGCAATTTTACGGCTGCGACTGCTGATCGCAGAACGTGATTTTCACCACCCACAAATTGCTAGTTCAGGATTACAGTTCTCAGAATTGCTTGGGCAACAGCAAATCTGCCTGCAAGCAAAAAAATTGGGTAATTTCGGTATACCTTGGCACTTGCGTTGGACAAAAGGAAAATATCAACCAGATGCAGTTTGGTATTGGAATTATGGATTGTCTGAGGAGACAAAACGGGGATTAAGTGACAAAGAAGACCTCTACAGCCCTGGTTACTTGATAGTCAGACTGCAACCAGGAGATGTGGTAACACTAGAAGCAAGAGTAGGTTTTCCAAACTTGATGGCAGGTGTTCTCACTTCCGAAACCTTTGCAGAAGCCGTGGAGATAGAGCAAGACCGGCTCTCTCAGATTTTTGGATGGAGTGAGGGGGGTAGGGGAGTAGGGGAGCAGGGGGCAGGAGAGCAGGGGGCAGGGGGAGCAGGGGGAGCAGGGGAGACAAGGGGACAAGGGGACAAGGGGACAAGAGGTGAGAACTTGAAACAAGTCTTTCCCCTTGTGCCTAATTCTCCTTGTCCCCAAGTCCTCTTGCCCATACCCAATGCCCCATGCCCAATGCCCCATGCCCAATCCCCAATCTGGCAACAACTACTTAAAGCAAGCGATCAGTTTATCGTCTATCGAGCCTCAATAGCTTGTCCCACAATCATTGCTGGTTATCACTGGTTTAATGAGCGAGGGCGCGACATATTAATTGCCTTACCTGGATTGGCACTAGTTCCACAGCGCTTTGATCTGGCAAAAGGAGTATTACGGACTTTTAGGCATTACTATCGTCACGGTTTAATGCCTAATGTATTTCCTGATGCCGATGGCGAACCACTTTATAACAGTATTGATGCGGCGCTGTGGTGGGTTGAAACTTTAGGGCTTTATTTAGAAGCTACCCAAGACTGGGAATTTTTGGCAGAGCAATTCTCTGTAGTCCAACAAATCCACAAAGCCTTTGTTGGTGGTACACACTACAATATCCAGGTTGATGCTATTGATGGGCTAATTAGTTGGGATGCTCGTGGTGTAGCTCTCACATGGATGGATGTCGTAATTGGAGCAAATCCTGTTACTCCACGTCACGGTAAGCCGGTGGAAATCAATGCGCTGTGGTATTCAGCTTTATGTTGGCTAAGTCGGTGGGCAGAACGCTTAAGTTCGCTTGAACTTGGCGATCCAGTGCGTCTCACTAAACAAGCACAGCGTTATGCTCTGCAAGCAGAAAAGGTTAAAACCTCGCTGCAAAAGTTCTGGAATCCTCAGTTGGGTTATTTATACGATACTATCGAGCCAGACGATCGCCGGAATTTTCAAATTCGTCCCAATGCGGTTTTGGCGCTGTCACTGCACCACTGTGGATTTTCTGCCCAACAAGGGAGTCAGATACTAGATTTGGCAACTATCAGCTTGCTGACTCCTTATGGTCTTCGCAGTCTCGATCCAGGAGATCCCGAATATAAAGGGAGATATGAGGGTAATCAAGAGCAACGCGATCGCGCCTATCACCAAGGCACTGTTTGGGGTTGGCTAATTGGACCATATATTCGGGCTTGGCAACGTTTTTATCCACAACAATCGCTGCCTTTTGATTGGCAACCTCTGCTAGATAATTTCTTATCTGGCGCTTGTCTTGGCTCTATTTCTGAGATATTTGATGGCGATGCACCTCATACACCTAGAGGTGCGATCGCTCAAGCTTGGTCAGTTGCCGAAGTAATTCGCCACATTAAATAG
- a CDS encoding S8 family peptidase, which produces MRHEKLSPGLLLAFQDYQNEGDKALVTHKRSLGIIAHKSPVKPTKSVVFIYCDPDADLSYLSQYNIEVNQNSGSVRTAFLPIESLDVLSEEDVIQRIKPSRKLHLRMDTAMEAVKLPEFQNKTGLTGKGVIIGIIDSGIDPKHPAFAGRILHIWDQTLPGPGVTEGGYGAEFTGAQLTISQDTGGHGTHVAGIAAGADASYGGVAPEAELVVVRSDLQDAHIADGVRYIFRIARELGRAAVVNLSLGGHADAHDGSDSLSKVIDAETGPGRIVCCAAGNEGNDNIHGQAIIPSGRTRGMRFNVPLNQIGIVWLNAWYSKDSELEVSVRSPNGFVTPFQKIITDGNAAQDYQLPDARVQLATPAPDKANGDHNFFVQIRGIGSSPVMGGVWQLRVRNSSATDTRLDVWTLDDTSSVFFTGKSVKDALKIGSPGAASSAITVAAYTTKTKYTDIDNEVREMGLELHTISEFSSEGPLRNDGHKPDVAAPGAMIISTLSADANFDRSSMINSKFVVQAGTSMATPFVSGLVALLLQRDPNLDPAAVKDLLRKNSAIPGKPAGTFDEKWGYGVINALNL; this is translated from the coding sequence ATGAGACACGAAAAACTTTCTCCCGGACTACTGTTGGCATTTCAAGACTATCAAAATGAGGGAGATAAAGCTTTAGTTACACACAAGCGATCGCTTGGCATCATTGCCCACAAAAGCCCAGTCAAGCCAACAAAGAGCGTCGTTTTTATCTATTGCGATCCTGATGCAGACTTGAGTTATTTATCACAATATAACATTGAAGTCAATCAAAACTCTGGGAGTGTGCGGACGGCTTTTTTACCGATAGAAAGTTTAGATGTATTGTCTGAAGAAGACGTTATCCAACGCATCAAGCCATCACGCAAACTTCATTTGAGGATGGACACTGCAATGGAAGCAGTCAAACTCCCGGAGTTCCAGAACAAAACCGGACTGACTGGTAAAGGAGTAATCATCGGCATTATAGACAGTGGCATTGATCCGAAACACCCCGCTTTTGCTGGACGAATTTTACACATTTGGGATCAAACACTGCCAGGGCCAGGAGTAACCGAAGGCGGCTATGGGGCGGAATTTACGGGAGCGCAACTGACAATTTCTCAGGATACTGGCGGTCATGGTACTCATGTTGCCGGAATTGCCGCCGGTGCCGATGCTAGCTATGGCGGTGTAGCACCAGAAGCGGAATTAGTTGTTGTCAGGTCAGATTTACAGGATGCCCATATTGCTGATGGTGTGCGTTACATTTTCCGAATTGCTAGAGAGTTAGGACGCGCAGCCGTGGTGAATCTCAGCTTGGGTGGACACGCTGATGCCCATGATGGTAGTGATTCCTTATCCAAAGTTATTGACGCGGAAACTGGCCCTGGAAGAATAGTTTGCTGTGCTGCGGGTAACGAAGGAAACGATAACATTCATGGACAAGCGATAATACCCAGTGGACGCACTCGTGGTATGCGCTTTAATGTTCCTTTGAATCAAATAGGCATAGTTTGGTTAAATGCTTGGTATTCCAAAGACAGCGAATTAGAAGTGTCTGTGCGGAGTCCTAACGGTTTTGTCACCCCATTCCAAAAAATAATTACTGACGGTAATGCCGCACAAGATTACCAGTTACCAGATGCAAGGGTACAATTAGCCACACCAGCGCCAGATAAAGCCAATGGCGACCATAATTTCTTTGTACAAATTCGGGGTATTGGCTCCTCGCCAGTTATGGGAGGTGTTTGGCAACTGCGAGTTCGCAACAGTTCTGCAACTGACACACGTTTAGATGTATGGACATTAGATGATACTTCATCAGTGTTTTTTACAGGTAAAAGTGTGAAAGATGCGCTAAAAATTGGTTCGCCAGGAGCCGCCAGCAGTGCAATTACAGTTGCCGCCTATACTACTAAAACCAAGTACACAGATATTGATAACGAAGTGCGAGAAATGGGGTTAGAATTGCACACTATTTCGGAATTCAGTAGTGAAGGTCCTCTACGAAATGATGGACACAAGCCGGATGTAGCAGCACCAGGAGCAATGATTATTTCCACACTCTCTGCTGATGCAAATTTTGACCGCTCATCGATGATTAATTCCAAGTTTGTGGTGCAGGCTGGTACGAGTATGGCAACACCATTTGTTAGTGGGTTAGTAGCATTACTATTGCAGCGAGATCCCAATCTCGATCCTGCTGCTGTGAAAGACTTGCTACGTAAAAATAGTGCAATTCCTGGAAAACCCGCAGGGACATTTGATGAGAAATGGGGTTATGGAGTGATTAACGCTTTAAATCTGTAA
- a CDS encoding peptidoglycan DD-metalloendopeptidase family protein — protein sequence MKRALKKRVKAVLNNNPNSDDAPVELQNVMNPKVNRRVRTKAAMIGLAISMGATSLLVTRQSDQAQAAVPVGSQKASSSIPAAPDTEVKFASTKLESQAVSSASVPENPVIVEPTAVSQVPGLEAKWQVAANGISLQIPASETFSQATAGYKNSTNLKPQVAQGLNNTLAETSFPTVNNLSDYSADGVGSTNVLLNAQPQTVATSGAVNGEINAQLKAQQEFALNRLQEKSNRLRKSLAQLQSGETENLSPADIGLAQPTTGVEKTALVQPNTSDDASKANLISKLKQKNQTSAIAPVPATPTLIASSARTAYEVKPGDTLAAIASKYNTSVSELVKVNNLNNPNELKISQKLIIPASQVEVTVANQPTVVSQPAVASQPTFVESSKTPKVATSPMNIGSANSYLPTPSQSPSIADNSSVAVPTPVIANNQVQANSATDLEVRPTTPARSYGVGGEDPVPTAFAEIQQPKTSANRVARGNNNDRLRGLQAEIQRLQQKYRAQQSGNLVVPAASDTTNAAMLTPISTPNNFIVPNSAVRPNSVAIPIPVPTPIRATYSAQPIKPQFRTSVRPTEPVNPEFLPNLGSASQWTPARTKSPTRVATPPGRVNASDSLGKMRGTTVTPQILPPLAAVDQYLPRPIDELTPPPSSSTVAYTWPAKGTLTSGYGWRWGRMHKGIDVANSTGTPVVASAEGTIEKAGWNNGGYGNLVEVRHPDGSTTRYAHNSKILVQPGQQVHQGETIALMGSTGHSTGPHTHFEIHPSGKGAVNPIAMLPDRI from the coding sequence TTGAAACGAGCATTAAAAAAGAGAGTAAAAGCTGTGTTGAACAATAACCCCAACAGCGATGATGCCCCGGTAGAACTGCAAAATGTGATGAATCCAAAAGTTAACCGCCGGGTGCGGACAAAAGCCGCCATGATTGGCTTGGCAATCTCTATGGGAGCAACCAGCCTTTTGGTGACTCGACAAAGCGATCAAGCCCAAGCAGCGGTGCCAGTAGGCAGCCAAAAGGCTTCCTCTTCGATTCCTGCTGCTCCTGACACTGAAGTGAAATTTGCCTCCACAAAGCTGGAGTCCCAAGCAGTCTCATCAGCGAGCGTGCCGGAAAATCCTGTGATCGTGGAACCAACGGCAGTCTCACAAGTGCCTGGGCTTGAAGCTAAATGGCAAGTCGCGGCAAATGGAATATCTTTGCAAATTCCTGCATCAGAAACATTTTCTCAAGCAACAGCTGGTTATAAAAATTCCACTAACCTGAAGCCACAAGTGGCACAGGGTTTGAACAACACATTAGCTGAGACTAGTTTCCCAACAGTCAATAATTTGTCTGACTATAGTGCTGATGGTGTTGGCAGTACAAATGTTTTATTGAATGCCCAGCCACAAACAGTAGCAACATCTGGTGCAGTCAACGGTGAGATAAATGCACAACTTAAGGCACAACAAGAGTTTGCACTGAATCGCTTACAAGAAAAATCTAATCGGTTAAGAAAAAGTCTCGCACAGTTACAGTCTGGGGAAACTGAAAACTTATCACCAGCTGATATTGGTTTGGCACAACCGACGACTGGAGTTGAAAAAACTGCATTAGTCCAGCCGAATACTTCTGACGATGCAAGCAAAGCGAACTTGATATCGAAGTTAAAACAGAAGAATCAGACAAGTGCAATTGCACCAGTACCAGCTACACCAACACTTATTGCGTCCTCGGCTCGAACCGCCTACGAAGTTAAGCCTGGAGATACACTAGCAGCGATCGCCAGCAAATACAATACTTCAGTATCAGAACTAGTTAAGGTAAATAACCTCAACAATCCCAATGAACTGAAAATTAGTCAAAAACTAATTATTCCTGCTAGTCAAGTTGAGGTAACAGTAGCGAATCAACCTACTGTAGTCAGCCAACCTGCTGTAGCGAGTCAACCTACTTTTGTGGAGTCCAGCAAAACTCCAAAAGTAGCTACCTCTCCTATGAACATTGGTAGTGCCAACTCCTATCTACCAACTCCTTCACAATCACCATCTATTGCCGACAACAGCAGCGTTGCCGTCCCTACACCGGTAATTGCGAACAATCAGGTTCAGGCAAATAGTGCCACTGACTTAGAAGTACGCCCTACCACTCCTGCTAGGTCTTATGGTGTTGGTGGTGAAGATCCAGTGCCAACAGCTTTTGCTGAAATACAACAGCCTAAAACATCGGCAAATAGGGTAGCACGGGGAAATAATAATGACCGTTTGCGCGGCTTGCAAGCGGAAATTCAGAGATTACAGCAGAAATACCGCGCTCAACAGTCTGGTAATTTAGTTGTGCCAGCAGCTAGCGATACTACTAACGCTGCAATGCTCACTCCTATTTCTACTCCCAATAATTTCATCGTACCTAATTCTGCTGTTCGACCAAATAGTGTCGCGATACCAATTCCAGTTCCTACACCTATTAGAGCTACCTATAGCGCTCAACCAATCAAGCCCCAATTCCGTACTAGTGTACGTCCTACCGAACCAGTAAACCCAGAATTCTTGCCCAATCTCGGTTCTGCTAGTCAGTGGACTCCCGCTCGCACTAAATCTCCTACAAGAGTTGCAACTCCTCCTGGAAGAGTAAATGCCTCTGACTCCTTAGGAAAGATGCGGGGAACCACAGTTACTCCACAGATACTACCGCCTTTGGCAGCAGTGGATCAATATCTGCCCAGGCCCATTGACGAACTGACACCTCCTCCATCTTCCTCAACCGTAGCTTACACATGGCCGGCAAAAGGTACCCTTACCTCTGGTTATGGCTGGCGCTGGGGTAGAATGCACAAAGGAATTGACGTTGCTAACTCCACTGGCACGCCAGTTGTCGCCTCAGCTGAGGGGACGATAGAAAAAGCAGGCTGGAACAATGGTGGCTACGGCAACCTTGTCGAAGTTCGCCATCCTGATGGCAGCACGACTCGCTATGCTCATAACAGCAAGATTCTAGTGCAACCTGGTCAGCAGGTACATCAAGGAGAAACAATTGCTTTAATGGGTAGCACTGGTCACAGTACTGGCCCACACACCCACTTTGAAATCCATCCATCAGGTAAGGGTGCTGTTAACCCAATCGCCATGTTACCGGATCGCATATAA
- a CDS encoding tRNA (cytidine(34)-2'-O)-methyltransferase, which produces MPQVVLVNPQIPPNTGNIARTCAATGTELHLVGPLGFEISDRYLKRAGLDYWPYVKLHYHETLEAFKNVHQERGGRWLGYTVGGNFSYVSFQYQPDDWLLFGSETTGLPPTILSDCDATLYIPMSQPGVRSLNLSVSVAIGLFETRRQLGYLQ; this is translated from the coding sequence ATGCCCCAGGTCGTTTTAGTTAACCCACAAATTCCTCCTAATACAGGTAATATTGCTCGTACTTGTGCAGCAACAGGTACAGAGTTGCATTTGGTAGGGCCATTGGGGTTTGAAATTAGCGATCGCTACCTCAAAAGAGCCGGCTTAGATTACTGGCCTTATGTCAAACTCCATTATCACGAAACCCTAGAAGCCTTTAAAAACGTACATCAAGAGCGTGGAGGCAGATGGTTAGGTTATACCGTTGGTGGGAATTTTAGTTACGTCAGCTTTCAATATCAACCCGATGATTGGCTACTATTTGGTAGTGAAACTACGGGCTTACCACCAACAATTTTGTCAGATTGCGATGCTACTCTGTATATTCCCATGAGCCAACCAGGGGTTCGCAGCTTGAACTTGTCAGTCAGTGTGGCAATTGGCTTATTTGAAACCCGTCGTCAGTTAGGCTATCTACAATAG